From the Paenibacillus sp. FSL H8-0548 genome, one window contains:
- a CDS encoding transposase, whose protein sequence is MEKRETWKKRGIVKQILKDHFHGFWELHANLFPEELQKAIPEAVNKATRCGTKDMGYARYECMGCTEGKPEPVIICFTCKSRFCHGCGKKYTDDWAEKQQERILNVPHRHTVFTVPKELRKYFFEDRSRLNELSKEVAKVIQYYYRRKNKSKQYDVGVITVIHTFGRDLKFNPHIHALVTEGALDCHKQWKSVEYISFTYLRKSWQKLLMDLMLKWHPGDAKVKTLVNQLYSRYKHGFYVNAEQRMKDARGAAKYIGRYLARPAIAEYRIIKYDYHTVHYWYEDHQTGKRIDVVAPVMKFIYALVQHIPPKHFRMVGRYGLYSRSKNKESQKIINLWRYMVHKQIEMTFPPKEKRRKTYRQRMLETYERDPIACPCCKQTMLLVVIWHADYGRIYYYDEESERAYKKKWGVRANERKERQETG, encoded by the coding sequence ATGGAGAAGCGAGAAACATGGAAGAAACGAGGGATCGTGAAACAGATCTTGAAGGATCATTTTCATGGGTTTTGGGAACTTCATGCGAATCTATTCCCGGAAGAACTGCAGAAAGCGATACCGGAAGCCGTAAACAAGGCAACGCGATGCGGCACGAAGGATATGGGTTACGCGAGATATGAATGTATGGGTTGTACGGAGGGAAAACCGGAACCGGTCATTATCTGTTTTACTTGTAAGAGTCGGTTTTGTCATGGATGCGGAAAGAAATACACCGATGACTGGGCAGAAAAGCAACAGGAGCGAATCCTGAATGTCCCCCATCGTCATACCGTGTTTACGGTACCAAAAGAGTTGAGGAAATACTTCTTTGAGGATCGGAGTCGTTTGAACGAGCTTAGTAAAGAAGTGGCGAAGGTCATCCAATATTACTATCGGCGTAAAAATAAGAGCAAACAGTATGACGTGGGCGTCATTACGGTCATTCATACGTTTGGAAGGGATCTAAAGTTTAATCCGCATATTCATGCCCTGGTTACGGAAGGTGCGTTAGATTGCCATAAGCAGTGGAAGAGTGTGGAGTATATTTCTTTTACCTACTTGAGAAAGTCATGGCAGAAGCTACTTATGGATTTAATGTTGAAGTGGCATCCTGGCGATGCGAAGGTAAAAACGTTGGTAAACCAACTGTACAGTCGGTACAAGCATGGATTTTATGTCAACGCAGAACAACGAATGAAGGATGCCCGTGGAGCGGCCAAGTATATTGGACGTTATCTGGCTCGTCCGGCAATCGCAGAGTATCGCATTATAAAGTATGACTACCATACGGTACATTACTGGTACGAAGATCATCAGACAGGAAAGAGGATCGATGTCGTAGCCCCTGTCATGAAATTCATTTATGCCCTGGTGCAGCATATCCCGCCGAAGCATTTTCGAATGGTAGGCAGGTATGGCCTGTACAGCAGAAGTAAGAATAAGGAGTCGCAAAAGATCATTAACTTATGGCGGTACATGGTCCATAAACAGATTGAAATGACGTTCCCGCCGAAGGAAAAGAGAAGAAAGACGTACCGTCAGCGGATGTTGGAGACTTATGAACGGGATCCGATCGCCTGTCCCTGCTGCAAACAAACCATGTTGCTTGTGGTTATTTGGCATGCAGACTATGGGCGAATTTATTATTATGATGAGGAAAGTGAACGAGCGTATAAGAAGAAATGGGGGGTTCGGGCTAATGAACGAAAGGAAAGGCAAGAAACAGGATAG